Proteins from a genomic interval of Arvicanthis niloticus isolate mArvNil1 chromosome 26, mArvNil1.pat.X, whole genome shotgun sequence:
- the LOC143439026 gene encoding olfactory receptor 8G50-like translates to MLKRNVSGVTEFVLAGLTDKPELQLPLFLLFLGIYMVTVVGNLGMITLILFSSHLHTPMYFFLSNLSCIDLCHSTVITPKMLANFVTVKNSISYPECMTQLYSFLLFAIAECHMLAVMAYDRYVAICNPLLYNAVMSYQVCSWMIFGVYSIALIGATTHTVCMLKVHFCEADIINHYFCDLYPLLELSCSDTFINEVVVLCFSVFNIFIPTLTILSSYIFIIASILRIKSTAGRSKAFSTCSSHISAVAVFFGSLAFMYLQPSSVSSMDQGKVSSVFYTIVVPMLNPLIYSLRNKDVKVALSKFLERKFFL, encoded by the coding sequence atgttgaaaagaaatgtttctggAGTGACTGAGTTTGTCCTCGCTGGGTTAACAGACAAACCTGAGCTGCAGctgcccctcttcctcctcttccttggaaTCTACATGGTCACAGTGGTGGGGAATCTGGGCATGATCACCCTGATACTATTCAGTTCTCACcttcacacacccatgtacttttttctcagcaATTTGTCATGTATTGACCTCTGCCATTCCACTGTCATTACCCCCAAAATGCTGGCAAACTTTGTGACAGTGAAGAACAGCATTTCTTACCCTGAATGCATGACTCAGCTTTACAGTTTCCTTCTTTTTGCTATTGCAGAGTGTCACATGTTAGCTGTAATGGCATATGACCGCTATGTTGCCATCTGTAATCCTTTACTTTACAATGCTGTGATGTCCTATCAAGTCTGTTCCTGGATGATATTTGGAGTATATAGTATAGCTTTGATTGGTGCCACAACTCACACAGTCTGCATGTTGAAAGTGCATTTCTGTGAGGCCGATATAATAAATCATTACTTCTGTGATCTTTATCCACTGCTGGAACTCTCTTGTTCTGATACTTTTATTAATGAAGTAGTAGTTTtatgtttcagtgtttttaaCATCTTTATTCCAACTCTGACTATTCTAAGCTCTTACATCTTCATCATTGCCAGCATCCTCCGGATTAAATCCACTGCAGGCAGGTCCAAAGCCTTCAGCACCTGCAGCTCACACATATcagctgttgctgtcttctttggATCTTTAGCATTCATGTACCTGCAGCCGTCATCAGTCAGCTCCATGGACCAAGGGAAAGTGTCCTCTGTGTTTTATACCATTGTGGTGCCCATGCTGAACCCCTTGATCTACAGCCTGAGAAATAAGGATGTCAAAGTTGCTCTAAGTAAGTTCCTTGAAAGAAAGTTTTTCTTGTGA